In one window of Xiphophorus hellerii strain 12219 chromosome 23, Xiphophorus_hellerii-4.1, whole genome shotgun sequence DNA:
- the acsl4a gene encoding long-chain-fatty-acid--CoA ligase 4 isoform X1 produces the protein MGAQSDSTLKSILLFPVHLVIWLYSLISFLPWYFITGAGQKRTQSARMKARSTTGSPEGPYRSVDHFDSLATEDFQGKDTLDKLFKHAVKRFGPADCLGTREVLSEENEIQPNGKVFKKLILGEYRWLSYNDLDSVASEFGNGLAALGQQPKNTIAIFCETRAEWMITAQACFRHNFPLVTFYATLGEDAIAYGLNETGVTHLVTSMELLESKLKKVLPQISKLKHIIYVDQKKVNTEGYPEGLSIHSMQAVRDLGVLPENAEREIVTPQPSDLAVVMYTSGSTGRPKGVMIVHSNLIAGMTGQCERIPGLGPDDTYIAYLPLAHVLEMTAEISCVTYGCRIGYSSPQTLSDQSTRIKKGSKGDSSVLKPTLMAAVPEIMDRINKNVMSKVQEMSYLQKTLFTLGYKYKLEQVKRGHDAPLCNMLLFRKVKKLLGGRVRMMLSGGAPLSSATQRFMNVCFCCPVGQGYGLTETCGAGTITEVADISTGRVGAPLICCEIKLRDWAEGGYTSKDKPHPRGEILIGGPNVTMGYFRQDGNDQDYFTDENGQRWFCTGDIGEVYPDGCLMIVDRKKDLVKLQAGEYVSLGKVESALKTCAFVDNICAYANSEQNYVISFVVPNQKKLTELAKQRGIGGKWEEICNHPEMEKEVLREITEAAAKIKLQRFEVPVKVHLSPEPWTPETGLVTDAFKLKRKELKNHYHNDIERMYGRK, from the exons ATGGGCGCCCAGTCAGACTCAACCCTCAAGTCAATCCTCCTCTTTCCAGTCCACCTTGTGATCTGGCTGTACTCCCTCATATCCTTCTTGCCCTGGTACTTCATCACCGGAGCCGGCCAAAAAAGGACGCAGTCTGCGAGAATGAAGGCCCGCTCCACCACAGGGTCCCCAGAGGGGCCGTACCGCTCTGTGGACCACTTTGATTCCTTGGCCACAGAGGACTTCCAAGGGAAGGACACGCTGGACAAGTTGTTCAAGCATGCAGTGAAGCGCTTCGGACCAGCCGATTGTCTCGGCACCAGGGAGGTGCTGAGCGAAGAGAACGAGATCCAGCCCAACGGCAAAGTGTTTAAAAAG CTGATACTGGGAGAGTACAGGTGGCTGTCCTACAACGACCTGGACTCTGTAGCGAGCGAGTTTGGCAACGGACTGGCAGCTCTGGGACAGCAGCCCAAAAACACCATCGCCATTTTCTGCGAAACCAGAGCGGAGTGGATGATAACTGCTCAGGCATGCTTCAGGCACAACTTCCCAT TGGTGACGTTCTATGCCACGCTGGGAGAAGATGCAATTGCATACGGACTGAACGAAACTGGAGTCACTCACTTGGTCACCAGCATGGAGCTGCTTGAAAGCAAACTTAAA aAAGTACTACCGCAGATCTCCAAACTGAAGCACATCATCTATGTGGACCAGAAGAAGGTGAACACAGAAGGCTACCCAGAAGGACTTTCCATCCACAGCATGCAGGCGGTGCGGGACCTGGGCGTCCTGCCGGAGAACG CGGAGAGAGAAATTGTGACGCCGCAGCCCTCCGATCTGGCCGTGGTGATGTACACCAGCGGTTCCACAGGCAGACCCAAAGGGGTCATGATAGTCCACAGCAACCTGATCGCGGGGATGACAGGCCAGTGTGAACGCATCCCTGGACTTGG ACCTGATGACACTTACATCGCGTATCTGCCCCTGGCTCATGTTCTGGAAATGACAGCGGAAATCTCTTGTGTAACATACGGCTGCCGGATTGGTTACTCATCCCCCCAGACTTTGTCAGATCAG TCCACCAGAATAAAGAAAGGAAGTAAAGGAGACTCCTCTGTCCTCAAACCCACTCTGATGGCAGCAGTGCCG GAAATCATGGATCGGATCAACAAGAATGTAATGAGCAAAGTGCAGGAAATGAGCTACCTTCAGAAGACACTGTTTACTCTGGGCTACAAATACAAACTGGAGCAGGTCAAGAGGGGCCATGACGCACCTCTCTGCAACAT GTTGCTGTTCCGGAAAGTGAAGAAACTGCTGGGCGGGCGAGTGAGGATGATGCTGTCCGGCGGAGCTCCCCTGTCCTCGGCCACTCAGAGGTTTATGAACGTGTGCTTCTGTTGTCCGGTGGGCCAGGGCTACGGCCTCACCGAAACCTGTGGAGCCGGCACCATCACGGAAg TCGCAGACATCAGCACCGGCCGTGTTGGAGCTCCTCTGATTTGCTGTGAGATCAAGCTCAGAGACTGGGCTGAAG GGGGCTACACCAGCAAAGACAAGCCACATCCAAGAGGGGAAATCCTGATTGGCGGTCCCAATGTTACCATGGGTTACTTCAGGCAAGACGGCAACGATCAGGACTACTTTACTGACGAGAACGGTCAGAGGTGGTTCTGCACCGGAGACATTGGAGAGGTTTACCCGGATGGCTGTCTGATGATTGTAG atCGCAAAAAAGATTTGGTGAAGCTGCAGGCGGGGGAGTACGTGTCTCTCGGTAAAGTGGAATCTGCTCTGAAAACCTGCGCTTTCGTCGATAACATCTGCGCTTACGCCAACAG TGAGCAGAACTACGTGATCAGCTTTGTGGTTCCTAACCAGAAAAAGCTGACGGAGCTGGCCAAGCAGAGAGGCATCGGGGGAAAGTGGGAGGAAATCTGCAACCATcctgaaatggaaaaagaagtTCTGAGGGAGATCACAGAGGCCGCAGCTAAAA ttaaactCCAGCGGTTTGAAGTTCCGGTAAAGGTGCATTTGAGTCCCGAGCCGTGGACCCCAGAGACCGGTCTGGTCACAGACGCGTTcaagctgaagaggaaagagcTGAAGAACCACTATCACAACGATATAGAAAGAATGTACGGGAGGAAATAG
- the acsl4a gene encoding long-chain-fatty-acid--CoA ligase 4 isoform X2 — protein MKARSTTGSPEGPYRSVDHFDSLATEDFQGKDTLDKLFKHAVKRFGPADCLGTREVLSEENEIQPNGKVFKKLILGEYRWLSYNDLDSVASEFGNGLAALGQQPKNTIAIFCETRAEWMITAQACFRHNFPLVTFYATLGEDAIAYGLNETGVTHLVTSMELLESKLKKVLPQISKLKHIIYVDQKKVNTEGYPEGLSIHSMQAVRDLGVLPENAEREIVTPQPSDLAVVMYTSGSTGRPKGVMIVHSNLIAGMTGQCERIPGLGPDDTYIAYLPLAHVLEMTAEISCVTYGCRIGYSSPQTLSDQSTRIKKGSKGDSSVLKPTLMAAVPEIMDRINKNVMSKVQEMSYLQKTLFTLGYKYKLEQVKRGHDAPLCNMLLFRKVKKLLGGRVRMMLSGGAPLSSATQRFMNVCFCCPVGQGYGLTETCGAGTITEVADISTGRVGAPLICCEIKLRDWAEGGYTSKDKPHPRGEILIGGPNVTMGYFRQDGNDQDYFTDENGQRWFCTGDIGEVYPDGCLMIVDRKKDLVKLQAGEYVSLGKVESALKTCAFVDNICAYANSEQNYVISFVVPNQKKLTELAKQRGIGGKWEEICNHPEMEKEVLREITEAAAKIKLQRFEVPVKVHLSPEPWTPETGLVTDAFKLKRKELKNHYHNDIERMYGRK, from the exons ATGAAGGCCCGCTCCACCACAGGGTCCCCAGAGGGGCCGTACCGCTCTGTGGACCACTTTGATTCCTTGGCCACAGAGGACTTCCAAGGGAAGGACACGCTGGACAAGTTGTTCAAGCATGCAGTGAAGCGCTTCGGACCAGCCGATTGTCTCGGCACCAGGGAGGTGCTGAGCGAAGAGAACGAGATCCAGCCCAACGGCAAAGTGTTTAAAAAG CTGATACTGGGAGAGTACAGGTGGCTGTCCTACAACGACCTGGACTCTGTAGCGAGCGAGTTTGGCAACGGACTGGCAGCTCTGGGACAGCAGCCCAAAAACACCATCGCCATTTTCTGCGAAACCAGAGCGGAGTGGATGATAACTGCTCAGGCATGCTTCAGGCACAACTTCCCAT TGGTGACGTTCTATGCCACGCTGGGAGAAGATGCAATTGCATACGGACTGAACGAAACTGGAGTCACTCACTTGGTCACCAGCATGGAGCTGCTTGAAAGCAAACTTAAA aAAGTACTACCGCAGATCTCCAAACTGAAGCACATCATCTATGTGGACCAGAAGAAGGTGAACACAGAAGGCTACCCAGAAGGACTTTCCATCCACAGCATGCAGGCGGTGCGGGACCTGGGCGTCCTGCCGGAGAACG CGGAGAGAGAAATTGTGACGCCGCAGCCCTCCGATCTGGCCGTGGTGATGTACACCAGCGGTTCCACAGGCAGACCCAAAGGGGTCATGATAGTCCACAGCAACCTGATCGCGGGGATGACAGGCCAGTGTGAACGCATCCCTGGACTTGG ACCTGATGACACTTACATCGCGTATCTGCCCCTGGCTCATGTTCTGGAAATGACAGCGGAAATCTCTTGTGTAACATACGGCTGCCGGATTGGTTACTCATCCCCCCAGACTTTGTCAGATCAG TCCACCAGAATAAAGAAAGGAAGTAAAGGAGACTCCTCTGTCCTCAAACCCACTCTGATGGCAGCAGTGCCG GAAATCATGGATCGGATCAACAAGAATGTAATGAGCAAAGTGCAGGAAATGAGCTACCTTCAGAAGACACTGTTTACTCTGGGCTACAAATACAAACTGGAGCAGGTCAAGAGGGGCCATGACGCACCTCTCTGCAACAT GTTGCTGTTCCGGAAAGTGAAGAAACTGCTGGGCGGGCGAGTGAGGATGATGCTGTCCGGCGGAGCTCCCCTGTCCTCGGCCACTCAGAGGTTTATGAACGTGTGCTTCTGTTGTCCGGTGGGCCAGGGCTACGGCCTCACCGAAACCTGTGGAGCCGGCACCATCACGGAAg TCGCAGACATCAGCACCGGCCGTGTTGGAGCTCCTCTGATTTGCTGTGAGATCAAGCTCAGAGACTGGGCTGAAG GGGGCTACACCAGCAAAGACAAGCCACATCCAAGAGGGGAAATCCTGATTGGCGGTCCCAATGTTACCATGGGTTACTTCAGGCAAGACGGCAACGATCAGGACTACTTTACTGACGAGAACGGTCAGAGGTGGTTCTGCACCGGAGACATTGGAGAGGTTTACCCGGATGGCTGTCTGATGATTGTAG atCGCAAAAAAGATTTGGTGAAGCTGCAGGCGGGGGAGTACGTGTCTCTCGGTAAAGTGGAATCTGCTCTGAAAACCTGCGCTTTCGTCGATAACATCTGCGCTTACGCCAACAG TGAGCAGAACTACGTGATCAGCTTTGTGGTTCCTAACCAGAAAAAGCTGACGGAGCTGGCCAAGCAGAGAGGCATCGGGGGAAAGTGGGAGGAAATCTGCAACCATcctgaaatggaaaaagaagtTCTGAGGGAGATCACAGAGGCCGCAGCTAAAA ttaaactCCAGCGGTTTGAAGTTCCGGTAAAGGTGCATTTGAGTCCCGAGCCGTGGACCCCAGAGACCGGTCTGGTCACAGACGCGTTcaagctgaagaggaaagagcTGAAGAACCACTATCACAACGATATAGAAAGAATGTACGGGAGGAAATAG
- the nxt2 gene encoding NTF2-related export protein 2: MASTLDFRTHADQSCRYAEEFVNIYYDCVDKKRRNLTRLYLDKATLVWNGNAVSGQDALGEFFESLPSSEFQVQTLDCQPVHEQATQGQTTLLVVTGGIVKFEGNKQRFFNQNFLLTAQASPNSDQPVWKIASDCFRFQDWNS, from the exons ATGGCGAGCACTCTG GATTTCCGGACCCATGCTGACCAGTCTTGCAGATATGCCGAGGAGTTTGTTAACATTTACTACGACTGTGTGGACAAGAAAAGGAGG AACCTGACCCGGCTCTACCTGGACAAAGCCACGTTGGTGTGGAACGGCAATGCGGTTTCAGGACAGGACGCTCTGGGAGAGTTCTTCGAGTCGCTGCCGTCCAGCGAGTTCCAGGTTCAGACTCTGGACTGCCAGCCGGTTCACG AGCAAGCAACCCAAGGCCAGACCACGTTGCTGGTAGTGACTGGTGGGATCGTCAAGTTCGAAGGGAACAAACAACGATTCTTCAACCAGAATTTCCTCCTCACAGCTCAGGCCTCACCAAACAGCGATCAGCCCGTCTGGAAGATCGCCAGCGACTGTTTCCGATTTCAGGACTGGAATAGCTGA